The following coding sequences are from one Sardina pilchardus chromosome 16, fSarPil1.1, whole genome shotgun sequence window:
- the pcdh7b gene encoding protocadherin-7b isoform X3 — MRTTGAVDYLCYSILILQLLTQPAAKKVLRYRLAEEGPADIRIGNVAADLGIVAGSGEVTFTLESGSEYFKIDNITGELSTNERRIDREKLQQCQMIFDENECFIDFEVSVIGPAQSWLDLFEGKVIILDINDNTPSFPSPVLTLSVEENRPIGTLYLLPTATDRDFGRNGIERYELIQDSGDSVRRMGSSSGSNGDSHSGKRRFDDSSRNSFFELQVADTTDGEKQPQLIIKGALDREQRDSYELTLRVRDGGDPPRSSQAILRVMITDVNDNSPRFEKSVYEADLPENSSPGAPILQLKAMDADVGVNGQIEYVFGAATESVRRLLRLDESTGWLSVLHRIDREEVNQLRFTVMARDRGQPPKTDKATVVLNIKDENDNVPNIDIRKIGRIYLRDGVANVAEDVVVDTPIALVQVSDRDQEQNGFVTCTVVGDVPFQLKLTSENDGDMNKKKYFLHTSAPLDYEAVQEYTVVIVAVDSGSPSLSSNNSLLVKVGDTNDNPPIFGKGTVEVSFPENNAPGERVTTVRATDADSGKNAEISYSLDNSVNGIFSINADTGDIQVNTILDREQTERYEFKVVAKDKGMPILQGSATVVILVADKNDNDPKFMQDVFTFYVKENLQPNSPVGMVTVMDADKGPNAQMSLYIEEEEEIFSIENDTGTIFSTVSFDREQKTQYSFRVRAVDGGDPPRSATATVSLFVMDENDNPPAVIFPLNNTYTLLPPASTVQTVVRTVVATDTDTGSNADLNFSIVGGNPYKLFEMDRATGVISLVGKLEQKHYGLHRLVVLVNDSGQPSQSTTTLVHVFVNESVANSSVVEALVARSLGTPLNADIAGDPNYDLSKQRLSIVIGVVSGIMTVVLIILVVVMARYCRPKSKNGYEAGKKDHEDFFTPQQHDKGKKQSKKDKNKKKSKQPLYSSIVTVEASKPNGQRYDGVNEKLSDSPGMGRYRSVNGGPGSPDLARHYKSSSPLPTVQLHPQSPTAGKKHQAVQDLPPANTFVGTGDNISLGSDHCSEYSTQTINKYNKQPFRRVTFSVVSQPQDPHHQGSLQSCYDSGLDESETPSSKSSSGPRLGALPLPEDSYERTTPDGSVGEKEH; from the coding sequence ATGAGGACTACTGGTGCAGTGGACTATTTGTGCTACTCGATTCTCATCCTGCAGCTGCTGACTCAGCCCGCCGCCAAGAAAGTGCTCCGCTACCGCTTGGCAGAGGAGGGTCCCGCCGATATCCGAATAGGAAATGTAGCCGCCGACCTGGGCATTGTAGCCGGCTCTGGTGAGGTTACTTTCACCCTGGAGTCGGGCTCAGAATACTTCAAAATCGACAACATTACTGGGGAGCTTAGTACAAACGAAAGGCGGATAGACCGAGAGAAATTACAACAGTGCCAGATGATTTTTGATGAGAATGAATGTTTCATAGATTTTGAAGTGTCAGTTATTGGACCGGCGCAAAGCTGGTTAGATTTGTTTGAAGGGAAAGTTATTATTCTGGACATTAACGACAACACGCCTTCTTTCCCGTCTCCTGTTCTGACTCTGTCGGTGGAAGAAAACAGACCAATTGGCACGCTATATCTTTTGCCCACGGCAACCGACCGTGATTTCGGCAGGAATGGAATTGAGAGATATGAGCTCATTCAGGACAGCGGCGACTCTGTGAGACGAATGGGGTCTAGTTCAGGGAGCAACGGGGACTCTCACTCCGGCAAGAGGCGGTTTGATGACAGCTCTCGGAACAGCTTCTTTGAGTTGCAAGTCGCTGACACTACTGACGGCGAGAAACAGCCGCAGCTTATCATTAAAGGCGCGCTGGATCGAGAGCAGCGGGACTCCTATGAACTGACGCTGCGCGTGAGAGATGGGGGCGACCCGCCACGCTCCTCACAGGCTATTCTGAGAGTGATGATTACGGATGTGAACGACAACAGCCCGCGCTTTGAGAAGAGCGTGTACGAGGCTGACCTACCGGAAAACAGCTCCCCTGGCGCCCCCATCCTCCAATTAAAAGCCATGGACGCCGATGTCGGTGTGAACGGGCAAATTGAGTATGTGTTCGGCGCGGCCACCGAGTCCGTCAGGAGGCTCCTCCGGCTGGATGAGAGCACGGGCTGGTTGAGCGTGCTCCACAGGATTGACCGGGAGGAGGTGAACCAGCTGCGTTTCACCGTGATGGCACGCGACCGCGGGCAGCCTCCCAAGACAGACAAGGCCACCGTTGTCCTGAATATTAAAGACGAGAACGACAACGTGCCAAATATTGACATACGTAAGATTGGCCGCATCTACCTGCGTGATGGAGTGGCCAACGTGGCCGAGGACGTGGTGGTGGACACACCCATTGCACTGGTGCAAGTGTCAGACCGAGACCAGGAGCAGAACGGATTTGTGACGTGCACGGTGGTGGGCGACGTTcccttccagctgaagctgacGAGCGAGAACGACGGCGACATGAACAAGAAGAAGTACTTCCTGCACACGTCGGCGCCGCTGGACTACGAAGCCGTGCAGGAGTACACGGTGGTCATCGTGGCGGTGGACTCGGGCAGCCCCAGCCTGTCCAGCAACAACTCGCTCCTGGTCAAGGTGGGCGACACCAACGACAACCCGCCCATCTTCGGCAAGGGCACGGTGGAGGTGTCCTTCCCCGAGAACAACGCCCCCGGCGAACGGGTGACGACCGTGCGCGCCACGGACGCCGACAGCGGCAAGAACGCCGAGATCTCGTACTCGCTCGACAACTCGGTCAACGGCATCTTCTCCATCAACGCCGACACCGGCGACATCCAGGTGAACACCATCCTGGACCGCGAGCAGACGGAGCGCTACGAGTTCAAGGTGGTGGCCAAGGACAAGGGCATGCCCATCCTCCAGGGCTCCGCCACCGTGGTCATCCTGGTGGCCGACAAGAACGACAACGACCCCAAGTTCATGCAGGACGTCTTCACCTTCTACGTCAAGGAGAACCTGCAGCCCAACAGCCCCGTGGGGATGGTGACCGTCATGGACGCCGACAAGGGCCCCAACGCCCAGATGAGCCTCTACatcgaggaagaggaggagatctTCTCCATCGAGAACGACACGGGCACCATCTTCTCCACCGTGTCCTTCGACCGCGAGCAGAAGACGCAGTACTCGTTCCGGGTGCGGGCGGTGGACGGCGGAGACCCGCCGCGCTCGGCCACGGCCACCGTCTCGCTCTTCGTGATGGACGAGAACGACAACCCTCCGGCGGTCATCTTCCCGCTCAACAACACCTACACGCTCCTGCCGCCGGCCAGCACCGTCCAGACGGTGGTCCGCACCGTGGTGGCCACCGACACCGACACGGGCTCCAACGCCGACCTGAACTTCAGCATCGTCGGCGGCAACCCGTACAAGCTGTTCGAGATGGACCGGGCCACCGGGGTCATCTCGCTGGTGGGCAAGCTGGAGCAGAAGCACTACGGCCTCCACCGGCTGGTGGTCCTGGTCAACGACAGCGGTCAGCCGTCGCAGAGCACCACCACGCTGGTCCACGTCTTCGTCAACGAGAGCGTGGCCAACTCCTCGGTGGTGGAGGCCCTGGTGGCGCGGAGCCTGGGCACGCCGCTCAACGCCGACATCGCCGGCGACCCCAACTACGACCTGAGCAAGCAGCGGCTGAGCATCGTCATCGGCGTGGTGTCGGGCATCATGACGGTGGTGCTCATCAtcctggtggtggtgatggcgcGCTACTGCCGCCCCAAGAGCAAGAACGGCTACGAGGCGGGCAAGAAGGACCACGAGGACTTCTTCACGCCGCAGCAGCACGACAAGGGCAAGAAGCAGTCCAAGAAGGACAAGAACAAGAAGAAGTCCAAGCAGCCGCTCTACAGCAGCATCGTGACGGTGGAGGCGTCCAAGCCCAACGGCCAGCGCTACGACGGCGTCAACGAGAAGCTCTCCGACAGCCCCGGCATGGGCCGCTACCGCTCGGTCAACGGGGGTCCCGGGAGCCCCGACCTGGCGCGCCACTACAAGTCCAGCTCGCCCCTGCCCACCGTGCAGCTGCACCCCCAGTCGCCCACGGCGGGCAAAAAGCACCAAGCCGTGCAGGATCTGCCCCCCGCCAACACCTTTGTGGGCACCGGAGATAACATATCCCTGGGATCGGACCACTGCTCCGAGTACAGCACTCAGACCATcaacaaatacaacaaacaG